In the genome of Terribacillus sp. FSL K6-0262, one region contains:
- a CDS encoding iron-hydroxamate ABC transporter substrate-binding protein translates to MKKLIPALFILLLILAACGSNDSADSNKKADSADNEGEMITYDSEDGPVEVPADPKRVVVLSSYVGDLIDLDVPIVGADAWSMQNPRFKDALKDAEEVTEDDLEKIIELKPDLIIGLSSLKNLDKLKEIAPTVTFTYGKLNYLDQHVEIGKLVNKEDEAQAWVDDFTKRAAEAGEQIKENIGPDATVSVVENFDKQLYVYGDNWGRGTEVLYQAMGLNMPEKVKEDALEAGYFALSTEVLPEYMGDYVIFSKFDDADTSVEDSESFQNTAAAKNDRVYEVDGNAFYFNDSNTLDYQLEFIKESFLGK, encoded by the coding sequence ATGAAAAAATTAATTCCGGCTTTATTTATTCTTTTGCTTATATTGGCTGCATGCGGCAGCAACGATTCCGCTGATTCCAACAAGAAAGCGGATTCAGCTGACAATGAAGGCGAAATGATTACATATGATTCCGAGGATGGACCGGTCGAAGTGCCCGCTGATCCGAAGCGTGTTGTCGTTCTTTCTTCATATGTCGGTGATTTGATCGATCTGGATGTACCGATTGTCGGTGCCGATGCGTGGTCCATGCAGAATCCTCGTTTTAAAGATGCCTTGAAGGACGCAGAGGAAGTCACCGAGGATGACTTAGAAAAAATCATCGAGCTCAAACCTGACTTGATCATCGGACTCTCAAGCTTGAAAAATCTCGATAAACTGAAAGAAATTGCCCCTACAGTGACCTTCACTTACGGTAAGCTGAACTATCTCGATCAGCATGTGGAAATCGGCAAGCTGGTCAACAAAGAGGACGAAGCACAGGCTTGGGTCGATGATTTCACAAAGCGTGCTGCAGAGGCCGGTGAACAGATCAAGGAGAATATCGGACCCGATGCAACCGTGTCCGTGGTGGAGAACTTCGATAAACAGCTCTATGTATATGGCGATAACTGGGGCCGCGGAACCGAAGTGCTTTATCAGGCGATGGGCTTGAATATGCCCGAGAAGGTGAAAGAGGATGCACTGGAGGCTGGCTACTTCGCATTATCGACAGAAGTTTTGCCAGAGTACATGGGCGACTATGTGATCTTCAGTAAATTCGATGATGCAGACACATCCGTTGAAGACTCCGAATCCTTCCAAAACACTGCTGCTGCAAAAAATGATCGGGTATATGAAGTGGACGGAAATGCCTTTTACTTTAACGACTCCAATACATTGGATTACCAGT
- a CDS encoding NAD(P)/FAD-dependent oxidoreductase has protein sequence MQEDWLYDVTIIGGGPAGLYSAFYSGLRQMKTKIIEFQPYLGGKLHVYPEKMVWDVGGVPPLPAGKLIDQLTEQAMTFDPDVVLNEKVTSIKRNEEDIFELHTAGGVTHYSKTIIVAAGGGILNPQKLSIEGCEKFEVANLNYTVKDMQRFRDKTVIISGGGNSAVDWANELEPIAKQVYVTYRNEALKGHEASVERLMCSGARCFLCTSITKLVACPNQQHIERVELTNHETNEITYLPIDEVIVNHGYDRDMDLIQNSEVDIELVDNYYIAGTPSGESSVPGLFAAGDILKHEGKVHLIAGCFQDAANAVNKAKQFIEPSADEWGMVSSHNVLFKQRNRELAKKLV, from the coding sequence GTGCAGGAAGATTGGCTATATGATGTGACGATCATCGGTGGAGGTCCCGCTGGATTATATTCCGCTTTCTATAGCGGGCTGCGGCAAATGAAGACAAAGATCATCGAGTTCCAGCCTTATCTGGGCGGTAAGCTCCATGTTTATCCGGAAAAGATGGTCTGGGATGTGGGCGGAGTGCCACCGCTTCCAGCTGGCAAACTGATAGATCAGCTCACCGAGCAGGCAATGACCTTTGATCCCGATGTGGTATTGAACGAAAAGGTAACGAGTATCAAACGCAATGAAGAGGATATATTCGAACTCCACACAGCGGGCGGTGTAACGCATTATTCGAAAACAATCATCGTGGCTGCAGGCGGCGGTATCCTTAATCCGCAGAAGCTTTCCATCGAAGGCTGCGAAAAGTTCGAGGTTGCGAATCTTAATTATACGGTGAAAGACATGCAGCGCTTCCGGGATAAGACGGTCATCATCTCAGGCGGCGGTAATTCAGCGGTCGATTGGGCCAATGAATTGGAGCCGATTGCGAAACAAGTATATGTCACCTATCGGAACGAAGCTTTAAAAGGACATGAAGCGTCTGTAGAGCGTCTTATGTGCAGCGGGGCACGCTGCTTCCTGTGCACTTCGATTACGAAGCTTGTTGCATGCCCGAATCAGCAGCATATCGAGCGGGTCGAGCTGACGAATCATGAAACCAATGAAATTACGTATTTACCGATTGATGAGGTCATTGTCAATCACGGCTATGACAGGGACATGGATCTGATTCAGAACAGTGAAGTGGATATCGAGCTAGTGGATAATTACTACATTGCAGGAACACCAAGCGGCGAATCTTCCGTACCAGGACTGTTTGCTGCAGGGGACATCCTGAAACATGAGGGTAAAGTCCACCTCATAGCCGGCTGTTTCCAGGATGCAGCCAATGCAGTCAATAAGGCCAAACAATTTATCGAGCCTTCCGCAGACGAATGGGGGATGGTTTCTTCCCATAATGTATTATTCAAGCAGCGGAATCGGGAGCTGGCGAAGAAATTAGTCTAG
- a CDS encoding tartrate dehydrogenase, producing MKNLKIASLPGDGVGKEVVPAAQTVLKAISEVHGGLKFDFTEYPWSCEYYLEHDRMMPDDALDRLQDADAIFLGAVGNQKLVPDHVSLWGMLIKIRREFEQVINIRPAKLLKGITSPLANPKDFDLLVVRENSEGEYSEIGGRIFRGEEEMAIQNAVFSRRGSERAMRYAFELAAKRRKHVTSATKSNGIVHSMPFWDEVFQSVKKDYPDIETDSQHIDALAAFFVTQPQRFDVIVASNLFGDVLTDIGAAIMGSIGIAPAANINVNGKYPSMFEPVHGSAPDIVGKGIANPIGQIWTAKLMLDHFGEEELGDELLAIIEDVTAAGILTPDLGGAYGTEDVTGAIVERVHKL from the coding sequence ATGAAGAATTTAAAAATAGCCAGTTTGCCAGGGGATGGAGTCGGTAAAGAGGTGGTTCCGGCAGCTCAGACTGTTTTGAAAGCGATTTCCGAGGTGCATGGCGGATTGAAGTTCGATTTCACCGAATATCCATGGAGCTGTGAATATTACCTGGAGCATGACCGGATGATGCCGGATGATGCATTGGACAGACTGCAGGATGCAGACGCTATCTTCCTCGGTGCTGTCGGGAACCAAAAGCTTGTACCGGATCATGTCTCCCTATGGGGCATGCTGATCAAAATACGCCGTGAATTCGAGCAAGTGATCAATATCCGTCCCGCCAAGCTGCTGAAGGGTATTACTTCCCCGCTTGCCAACCCGAAGGATTTCGATTTGCTGGTGGTGCGGGAAAACAGTGAAGGTGAATATAGTGAAATTGGCGGACGGATTTTCCGCGGCGAGGAAGAGATGGCTATCCAAAACGCAGTATTCTCAAGACGCGGTTCGGAAAGAGCGATGCGCTATGCATTTGAGCTGGCCGCAAAACGCAGGAAGCATGTCACAAGCGCAACGAAATCCAACGGAATCGTTCATTCCATGCCGTTTTGGGACGAAGTCTTTCAATCCGTTAAAAAAGATTATCCGGATATAGAGACAGACAGCCAGCATATCGATGCCCTGGCCGCCTTCTTCGTCACACAGCCGCAGCGCTTCGATGTCATTGTCGCCAGCAATTTATTCGGCGATGTATTGACCGATATAGGCGCCGCCATCATGGGAAGTATCGGGATTGCACCAGCAGCCAATATCAATGTGAACGGTAAATACCCTTCGATGTTCGAACCAGTGCATGGCTCCGCACCGGATATCGTGGGCAAAGGAATCGCCAATCCAATCGGTCAGATTTGGACGGCAAAGCTGATGCTTGATCATTTCGGCGAGGAAGAACTCGGCGATGAACTGCTGGCTATCATAGAAGACGTGACAGCAGCCGGAATCCTGACACCTGACCTTGGCGGTGCGTATGGAACGGAGGATGTAACTGGAGCGATCGTGGAAAGGGTCCATAAATTATAA
- a CDS encoding hemolysin family protein, producing MDPLLILNLALVALFIILTAFFVGAEFSVVKVRMSRIEQLIEEGNKNALVVQKLVRDLDYYLSACQLGITVTALVLGALGEPTVEKILHPVFDYFGLSESLSTILSFAIAFAVVTFLHVVIGELAPKTLAIQYTEKMTLILARPLYWFGKLMAPFIYTLNGSARVFLRMFGVKQVAHEQAHSEEELKIIMAQSFQSGEINKTELDYMENIFTFNDRVVKDILVPRTQVIAISDAMTRKEIQEVMVEHQYTRYPVSQDGDKDRIYGFVNVKEMLTDFTSREDKELEDFIHPIPTVHEGTSLNDTLLTMQKKRVHIALVVDEYGGTAGIVTMEDMLEEIVGEIRDEFDANEKPDIQKVAEDKYRLNGRVLLEEVEEQFDIRFVNEAEVDTIGGWMLTNLRNIEEHRLMEAHGFEWEITEMQNHQIVEVEMRKQNQPSTIG from the coding sequence TTGGACCCATTATTAATACTCAATCTAGCTTTAGTCGCCTTGTTCATCATTCTGACGGCATTCTTCGTCGGTGCCGAATTCTCGGTCGTGAAGGTACGTATGTCACGCATCGAACAGCTCATCGAGGAAGGGAACAAGAACGCCTTAGTCGTACAGAAGCTTGTCCGTGATCTCGATTACTACTTATCTGCCTGTCAGCTTGGAATCACTGTCACTGCATTGGTACTTGGTGCATTGGGTGAGCCGACTGTCGAGAAGATATTGCACCCGGTATTCGATTACTTCGGTTTATCAGAATCTCTTTCTACCATTCTTTCATTCGCCATCGCCTTTGCGGTCGTGACTTTCCTGCATGTCGTCATCGGTGAGCTGGCTCCGAAAACCTTGGCTATCCAATATACAGAGAAGATGACGCTCATCCTGGCGCGTCCGCTATACTGGTTCGGAAAGCTGATGGCACCTTTCATCTACACACTGAATGGATCTGCACGCGTATTCCTGCGCATGTTCGGCGTGAAGCAGGTTGCGCATGAACAGGCCCACTCCGAAGAGGAACTGAAGATCATCATGGCACAAAGCTTCCAGAGCGGTGAAATCAACAAGACTGAGCTGGATTATATGGAAAACATTTTTACATTCAACGATCGCGTCGTAAAGGATATCCTTGTACCGCGGACACAGGTCATTGCAATCTCCGATGCTATGACTCGCAAGGAAATCCAGGAAGTGATGGTCGAGCACCAATATACACGTTATCCCGTTTCACAAGACGGTGATAAGGACAGGATTTATGGCTTTGTGAACGTCAAAGAAATGCTCACTGATTTCACGTCCAGGGAGGATAAGGAACTGGAAGATTTCATTCACCCCATACCGACGGTGCATGAAGGAACGAGTCTCAATGATACACTGCTGACTATGCAGAAAAAGCGTGTCCATATCGCGTTAGTCGTCGATGAGTACGGCGGAACTGCTGGCATCGTGACGATGGAGGATATGCTGGAGGAAATCGTCGGTGAAATCCGTGACGAATTCGATGCCAATGAAAAGCCGGATATCCAAAAGGTTGCTGAGGATAAATACCGTTTGAATGGCCGGGTGTTGCTTGAAGAAGTGGAGGAGCAGTTTGACATTCGTTTTGTAAATGAAGCGGAAGTCGATACAATCGGCGGCTGGATGCTCACCAATCTTCGCAATATCGAGGAGCATCGACTCATGGAAGCCCATGGCTTTGAGTGGGAAATAACCGAAATGCAAAATCACCAAATCGTGGAAGTGGAGATGCGCAAGCAAAACCAACCCAGTACCATAGGTTAA
- a CDS encoding MDR family MFS transporter: MKKRGTNKTLVTIGVMLGLLFASLDQTIVSTALPTITSDLGGLAFYSWVVAIYMLAESIGIPIFGKLSDLFDRKKIYLIGLGFFLAGSILCGLAHDIVLLVIARGIQGIGAGALMPLAFTMIADIYSVEQRAKIQGVLGSMFMISSIIGPAIGGFLTENLSWHWIFFINIPIALIAAIFIWFGYQQSTDKQNPSIDWWGAITLSIGIVATLLTTVLTGGEGGASASHTWGSPLVITLLTGGLSLLAVFVWIETKTKDPILPIYLFKNRVTSILSIVSFFMGLGMFGAISFLPLYLQNVKQLSATASGYMLLPMMIAAMVAGIFGGFVLTKFKYRNLLVTSLLIMVGGFLMLYTLSADTSLWFFGCCAGLIGLGMGVLMPALTTLTQELVPKEDIGAATASINLFRSLGATIGISVLGGVLNSQMSSDIEASVRESPEMVSVLSGNIQDILRNPIGVPADIYNELVNIFIGGLHSMFLVSAALIAAAVIAALFIGNGKLESDKEKEKREA; this comes from the coding sequence ATGAAAAAAAGAGGGACCAACAAGACGCTGGTTACAATTGGCGTTATGCTGGGGCTGCTGTTCGCTTCCTTGGATCAGACCATCGTATCCACAGCACTCCCTACGATTACAAGCGACCTGGGCGGCCTGGCGTTTTACAGCTGGGTCGTTGCCATTTACATGCTCGCCGAATCGATCGGTATTCCCATATTCGGAAAATTATCCGATTTGTTCGACCGCAAGAAAATCTATTTGATCGGACTCGGCTTTTTCCTGGCAGGATCCATCCTATGCGGATTAGCTCACGATATTGTCCTATTGGTCATTGCCAGGGGAATTCAAGGGATCGGGGCTGGAGCCTTGATGCCTCTTGCCTTTACGATGATTGCAGATATCTATTCCGTGGAACAGCGTGCCAAGATACAAGGTGTCCTTGGATCCATGTTCATGATTTCCAGTATCATCGGACCTGCAATCGGAGGATTTTTGACAGAGAACTTGAGTTGGCATTGGATATTCTTCATTAATATTCCAATTGCTTTGATTGCTGCCATTTTCATCTGGTTCGGGTATCAGCAAAGTACCGACAAGCAAAATCCATCCATTGATTGGTGGGGAGCCATCACACTCTCCATTGGTATCGTAGCAACATTGCTGACGACGGTCTTGACCGGCGGTGAAGGCGGAGCTTCAGCGAGTCATACTTGGGGCTCCCCGCTTGTCATCACGCTGCTGACCGGCGGGTTATCCTTGCTCGCGGTCTTTGTATGGATCGAGACGAAAACAAAAGATCCCATTTTACCAATCTACTTGTTTAAGAACCGTGTCACCTCTATCTTATCCATTGTCAGCTTCTTTATGGGGCTTGGCATGTTTGGCGCAATATCGTTCCTTCCGCTTTATCTGCAAAATGTAAAGCAGCTGTCCGCTACCGCATCCGGTTACATGCTGCTTCCCATGATGATTGCTGCCATGGTCGCCGGGATATTCGGAGGTTTTGTCCTGACAAAATTCAAGTATAGGAACCTGCTTGTCACGAGTCTGCTGATCATGGTGGGCGGATTCCTGATGCTGTACACGCTGTCAGCCGATACATCGCTTTGGTTCTTTGGCTGCTGTGCTGGGTTGATCGGCTTGGGAATGGGTGTACTGATGCCTGCGTTGACCACTTTGACACAGGAATTGGTTCCAAAGGAAGATATCGGAGCCGCCACGGCCTCCATCAATTTGTTCCGATCCCTGGGTGCCACCATCGGCATCAGTGTTTTAGGCGGCGTATTGAATAGTCAAATGTCTTCGGATATCGAAGCAAGCGTCCGTGAAAGCCCTGAAATGGTAAGTGTACTTTCCGGTAACATTCAAGATATACTGCGCAACCCAATAGGCGTACCTGCAGATATTTACAACGAACTGGTAAATATCTTTATCGGCGGCCTGCATAGCATGTTCTTAGTCTCTGCGGCACTGATTGCCGCAGCAGTCATTGCAGCCCTGTTCATTGGCAACGGGAAGCTCGAAAGCGATAAAGAGAAAGAAAAGCGCGAGGCTTGA
- a CDS encoding TetR/AcrR family transcriptional regulator — protein sequence MDIKQRIIESSVLLFKEKGYSRTSVEDIVRKCRISKASLYKVFDSKKEILLHALNLQHEELHRKNDELDLGNLTADEKLIRKIAMFLSHFHFNHELFASVPEAFSEEELDEMKQYAKPYKLEIYRMHKKNFRHAFGADLDDRSLWSMAVTYEGLVKEWLEIIHIFGTDDIDFVQIARYIAAAMKIIIKDHHQSLHLLPSLIDRLILEENKMFHKKENTLSEKLHRMEEILLNAPIDESERDNYLSNIAFLQQEFSMSRPREYLVDSVLYYLSQSEEVEPIVKSIQFTYKETERNS from the coding sequence ATGGATATAAAACAAAGGATTATCGAATCGTCTGTTCTCTTGTTCAAAGAAAAGGGGTACAGCCGAACCTCCGTTGAAGACATTGTTCGAAAGTGCCGTATCTCAAAGGCTTCTCTTTATAAAGTTTTTGATTCAAAAAAAGAAATTTTGCTTCATGCACTCAACTTACAGCATGAAGAACTGCATAGGAAAAACGATGAGTTAGACCTCGGCAATTTGACTGCCGATGAAAAACTCATTAGAAAGATAGCAATGTTTCTTTCCCATTTCCATTTCAATCATGAGCTTTTTGCTTCTGTGCCCGAGGCATTCTCAGAAGAAGAACTGGACGAAATGAAACAATACGCAAAGCCTTACAAGCTCGAAATATATCGCATGCATAAAAAGAATTTCCGTCATGCTTTTGGAGCTGATTTGGATGATCGCTCTCTATGGAGTATGGCTGTCACGTATGAAGGATTGGTAAAGGAATGGCTTGAGATTATCCACATTTTTGGAACAGATGATATTGATTTTGTTCAAATAGCACGATACATTGCAGCGGCCATGAAAATAATCATCAAGGATCATCATCAATCCCTGCACCTACTGCCATCCTTAATAGACAGACTCATTCTGGAAGAAAATAAGATGTTTCATAAAAAGGAAAATACCTTGTCAGAAAAGCTGCATCGTATGGAGGAAATCCTTCTGAATGCCCCTATCGATGAATCAGAAAGGGATAATTACCTTTCGAACATAGCATTTCTGCAACAAGAGTTTTCAATGTCCAGACCGAGAGAATATCTTGTAGACTCTGTGCTATACTACTTGTCCCAATCAGAGGAAGTCGAGCCGATAGTGAAGTCTATACAATTTACATATAAAGAAACGGAGAGGAATTCATGA
- a CDS encoding DeoR/GlpR family DNA-binding transcription regulator, with protein sequence MQPNERRNVILEQLNKNEKIDIDALAKELDVSAMTIRRDLNYLEEQEQIIRTLGGAILNKPLVMESSFQTKEGKNAQEKRLIAKRAAELVQEHFTILLDSGTTTLEIAKLLKHKRNLTVVTNDIKIAAELMDSEVKVILTGGEMQNNIGALFGPLTEQTLRNLHVDLFFLGAHAVHLQVGVTAPTFEKASIKKLMIESAQATWLVADSSKLDQKALAKVCDLEALSGVISDSGIRSYHPEELTELLEVVAAEGEA encoded by the coding sequence ATGCAGCCAAACGAACGCAGGAATGTGATTTTAGAACAATTGAATAAAAACGAAAAGATAGATATCGACGCACTTGCCAAAGAGCTGGATGTATCTGCCATGACGATCCGCCGTGATTTGAATTACTTGGAGGAGCAAGAGCAGATCATCCGCACCCTGGGCGGTGCAATCCTGAACAAACCATTGGTAATGGAGTCTTCCTTTCAAACCAAGGAAGGAAAGAATGCACAGGAGAAGCGCTTGATTGCCAAACGTGCTGCTGAACTGGTGCAGGAACACTTTACCATCCTGCTTGATTCGGGGACGACGACACTCGAGATCGCCAAGCTGTTGAAGCACAAGCGCAATTTGACGGTCGTAACGAATGATATCAAGATTGCGGCCGAACTGATGGATAGTGAGGTCAAGGTGATTTTGACTGGCGGCGAGATGCAGAACAATATCGGAGCACTGTTCGGTCCGCTTACCGAACAGACGCTGCGCAACCTGCATGTGGATTTGTTTTTCCTGGGCGCCCATGCAGTGCATCTCCAAGTCGGTGTGACGGCGCCTACCTTTGAGAAGGCTTCCATCAAGAAGTTGATGATCGAGTCGGCGCAGGCTACTTGGCTGGTGGCTGATTCGAGCAAGCTGGATCAAAAGGCGTTGGCTAAGGTTTGTGATTTGGAAGCATTATCCGGTGTCATTTCGGATAGCGGAATAAGGTCTTATCACCCGGAAGAATTGACGGAGCTTTTGGAGGTCGTAGCAGCAGAGGGGGAAGCCTGA
- a CDS encoding four-carbon acid sugar kinase family protein: protein MKIGVIADDLTGGNGTGVKLTKLGYNVATMVFYDHLPSSDQINGVIVDTDSRYVKGEVAHRRVKTVAQNLKKWETDIVCKRIDSTIRGNIGVELDTLLDELGPQAIAVVVPAYPDSGRIVSGGYLLVHGVPVQLSDVGKDPVKPVTESHVPKLVEKQSEYPVASIGLETILAGKEAIEQKMEEAIDAGARILVPDIITNEDIDAVAGAMAELEAYQMVPADPGPLTAAFARAFSRKRMKDKKIIVTVGSVTSNSSSQLQYLIDKTNLRPIYVDSKKLATVDGMWDEEVDRVIDLAKQEMRKQDILLITTDAPGAEILDLKTLAANQGVSQDALAKRIADGLGKITRVVVQESEFEIGGCFSSGGDVTASLCSISRAEGIQLMDEILPLIAYGKFIGGYLDGIPIVTKGGTAGGTKAIYTSVKYLEAKF from the coding sequence ATGAAGATTGGTGTGATTGCAGATGATCTGACTGGTGGTAATGGCACGGGTGTCAAACTGACGAAGCTGGGATATAACGTTGCGACGATGGTCTTTTACGACCATCTGCCCTCCTCGGATCAAATCAATGGCGTGATTGTCGATACGGATAGCCGCTATGTGAAAGGGGAGGTCGCGCATCGCCGGGTGAAAACGGTGGCGCAGAACTTGAAGAAGTGGGAAACGGATATTGTCTGCAAGAGGATCGATAGTACAATCCGCGGAAATATCGGTGTTGAACTGGATACCCTGCTTGATGAGTTGGGACCGCAAGCGATTGCGGTTGTCGTACCAGCTTATCCGGATTCGGGACGAATCGTCTCCGGCGGGTATTTGCTCGTTCATGGTGTACCGGTACAGCTTTCGGATGTCGGGAAGGACCCGGTCAAGCCGGTGACAGAATCGCATGTCCCGAAGCTGGTGGAAAAACAGAGCGAATACCCAGTAGCAAGCATTGGCTTGGAAACAATACTGGCCGGAAAGGAAGCCATCGAGCAAAAGATGGAGGAGGCAATCGATGCCGGTGCAAGAATCCTTGTCCCGGATATCATTACGAATGAGGACATCGATGCAGTGGCAGGGGCCATGGCGGAGCTTGAGGCTTACCAAATGGTGCCGGCCGATCCTGGTCCGCTGACAGCGGCATTCGCAAGAGCTTTCAGCCGCAAGCGGATGAAGGATAAGAAAATCATCGTCACAGTCGGCAGCGTAACATCCAACAGCTCCAGCCAGCTGCAATACTTGATCGATAAGACGAATTTGCGACCGATTTATGTTGATTCCAAGAAGCTGGCGACAGTGGACGGTATGTGGGATGAAGAGGTGGATCGAGTAATTGACCTGGCAAAGCAGGAGATGAGGAAGCAGGATATACTCTTGATCACCACGGATGCACCAGGAGCTGAAATCCTTGATTTGAAAACGCTTGCGGCAAATCAGGGTGTGAGTCAGGACGCATTGGCGAAGCGGATTGCTGATGGTTTGGGGAAAATCACGAGAGTGGTTGTACAGGAAAGCGAGTTTGAAATCGGCGGCTGTTTTTCCAGTGGCGGAGATGTAACCGCTTCACTTTGCTCGATCAGCAGAGCGGAAGGCATTCAGCTGATGGATGAGATCCTGCCGCTGATCGCTTATGGCAAATTCATCGGCGGTTATCTGGATGGCATCCCGATCGTGACCAAAGGCGGCACCGCCGGCGGGACGAAGGCGATTTATACAAGCGTGAAATATTTGGAAGCCAAATTCTAA
- the pdxA gene encoding 4-hydroxythreonine-4-phosphate dehydrogenase PdxA: MSERAIIAIPMGDPAGIGPEITMKSLTKQEIYDVCKPLVIGDTAVIKKAIEIVEANLEVNEVSSPADGQYELGTVDVINLDNIDMEKLEYGQVSAQGGQGAFEYIKKSVQLAMDGQVQALATTPINKESLKAAKVPYIGHTEMLEDLAGSDDPLTMFQVNGMRIFFLTRHLSLKDAIAQMTKERVHDYLVRCDKALQRLGVESRRFAVAGLNPHSGEGGLFGWEEVEEIKPGIELAMKEGIDAVGPVPADSVFFQALNGKYDAVLSLYHDQGHIAAKMTDFHRTVSITNGLPFLRTSVDHGTAFDIAGKNIAESISMEECIKVAAEYAPNFTRTTL; this comes from the coding sequence ATGTCTGAAAGAGCTATCATCGCAATTCCAATGGGAGATCCGGCTGGTATCGGACCGGAGATTACAATGAAGTCCTTAACGAAGCAAGAGATTTACGATGTGTGTAAACCACTCGTGATCGGTGATACAGCAGTGATCAAAAAAGCGATTGAAATCGTGGAAGCGAATTTGGAAGTGAATGAAGTATCTTCCCCGGCGGATGGACAATATGAATTGGGCACTGTCGACGTAATCAATCTGGACAACATTGATATGGAAAAGCTGGAGTACGGTCAAGTTTCCGCTCAAGGCGGTCAGGGAGCTTTCGAATATATCAAGAAATCCGTCCAGCTTGCGATGGATGGCCAGGTTCAGGCACTGGCAACTACACCGATTAACAAGGAGTCCTTGAAAGCAGCCAAGGTTCCTTATATCGGACATACAGAGATGCTGGAGGATCTTGCTGGATCGGATGATCCGCTGACAATGTTCCAGGTGAATGGCATGCGTATCTTTTTCCTCACTCGTCACCTTTCCTTGAAAGATGCCATCGCGCAGATGACGAAAGAAAGAGTGCACGATTACTTGGTTCGCTGTGATAAAGCACTGCAGCGCCTAGGTGTGGAATCCCGCCGATTTGCAGTGGCAGGCTTGAACCCGCATAGCGGTGAAGGCGGCTTGTTCGGCTGGGAAGAAGTAGAGGAAATCAAACCTGGTATCGAGCTTGCCATGAAGGAAGGCATCGACGCGGTCGGCCCGGTCCCTGCTGACTCGGTATTCTTCCAGGCCCTGAATGGCAAATACGATGCAGTACTTTCCTTGTATCATGATCAAGGACATATCGCTGCAAAAATGACAGACTTCCATCGTACTGTTTCCATCACGAACGGTCTGCCGTTCCTGCGCACATCCGTTGACCACGGTACGGCGTTCGATATTGCAGGTAAGAACATTGCGGAGAGCATCAGCATGGAAGAATGCATCAAGGTTGCGGCTGAATACGCGCCAAACTTCACACGTACAACGCTGTAA